In Chlamydiota bacterium, a single genomic region encodes these proteins:
- the rpoN gene encoding RNA polymerase factor sigma-54, with the protein MALRFEQVQRQTQKLILSPQMQQAIKLLQLPLQQLQQVIRQEMIQNPVLEEELLEEEVQEASQETAEEREREEDETKPDEDRGELSFEEEFNRLARIDDEWKEYFRQSGSYRAYSEEDEEKRRFLEASVVKPETLQENLLDQIGIALLDEERKRICETIIGNIDDNGYLQVGVDEIARKLGIAEGLVEEMLALVQSLSPVGVGARNLRECLLIQLARLGKKESLAYRIVERHLDALGARSYRRIARLMKVSPLQVQKAAELVATLDPKPGRAFSIEPEQYIVPDAFVEKDGDGFKVILNDDRVPHLRISSLYRRMIGDPGTEKATRSYIRDKIKGGQWLLRNIEQRQKTIASIAEEIVRKQRDFFEDGVPSLKPLTMQEVADALGIHESTVSRAIANKYLQTPHGLYDLKYFFSAGVRSSDGDSVSVRNIKAMLHRICSQEDPRHPLSDQQIIEKLKENGIPLARRTITKYRKELKIPSSSMRRRL; encoded by the coding sequence ATGGCACTCAGGTTCGAGCAGGTCCAGCGTCAGACGCAGAAGCTCATCCTCTCACCGCAGATGCAGCAGGCCATCAAGCTGCTGCAGCTCCCCCTCCAGCAGCTCCAGCAGGTCATCCGCCAGGAGATGATACAGAACCCGGTGCTCGAGGAGGAGCTTCTCGAGGAGGAGGTCCAGGAGGCGTCCCAGGAGACGGCGGAGGAACGCGAGCGGGAGGAGGACGAGACGAAGCCGGATGAGGACCGCGGCGAGCTCTCGTTCGAGGAGGAGTTCAACCGGCTCGCCAGGATCGACGACGAGTGGAAGGAGTACTTCCGGCAGAGCGGCTCCTACCGCGCCTACTCGGAGGAGGACGAGGAGAAGCGGCGTTTCCTCGAGGCGTCGGTGGTGAAGCCCGAGACGCTCCAGGAGAACCTTCTCGACCAGATCGGCATCGCCCTCCTCGACGAGGAGAGGAAGCGGATCTGCGAGACGATCATCGGCAACATCGACGACAACGGCTACCTCCAGGTCGGCGTCGACGAGATCGCCCGCAAACTCGGGATCGCGGAGGGGCTCGTCGAGGAGATGCTCGCGCTCGTCCAGTCCCTGAGCCCGGTCGGGGTGGGCGCGCGGAACCTCCGGGAGTGCCTTCTCATCCAGCTCGCGCGCCTCGGCAAGAAGGAGAGCCTCGCCTACCGGATCGTCGAGCGGCATCTGGACGCCCTGGGCGCGCGGAGCTACCGCCGGATCGCGCGCCTGATGAAGGTCTCCCCGCTCCAGGTGCAGAAGGCCGCGGAGCTCGTGGCGACGCTCGACCCGAAGCCGGGGCGCGCCTTCTCGATCGAGCCCGAGCAGTACATCGTCCCCGATGCGTTCGTGGAGAAGGACGGGGACGGCTTCAAGGTCATCCTCAACGACGACCGCGTCCCGCACCTCCGCATCTCGTCCCTCTACCGGCGGATGATCGGCGACCCCGGCACCGAGAAGGCCACCAGATCCTACATCAGGGACAAGATCAAGGGGGGGCAGTGGCTCCTCAGGAACATCGAGCAGCGGCAGAAGACGATTGCCAGCATCGCCGAGGAGATCGTGCGGAAACAGCGCGACTTCTTCGAGGACGGCGTCCCCTCGCTGAAGCCGCTCACGATGCAGGAGGTGGCGGACGCGCTCGGGATCCATGAGTCCACGGTGAGCCGGGCGATCGCGAACAAATACCTCCAGACGCCGCACGGCCTCTACGATCTCAAATACTTCTTCAGCGCGGGCGTGCGCTCATCGGACGGCGACAGCGTCTCGGTCAGGAACATCAAGGCGATGCTCCACCGGATCTGCTCTCAGGAGGATCCGCGGCACCCGCTCAGCGACCAGCAGATCATCGAGAAGCTGAAGGAAAACGGCATCCCCCTCGCCCGGCGGACCATCACGAAGTACCGCAAGGAGCTGAAGATCCCCTCCTCATCGATGCGCCGCCGGCTCTAG
- a CDS encoding N-acetylmuramoyl-L-alanine amidase, with protein MRAGITPLLRGILAAGVLLASPAFFGGAEATPLKKHHAWRHIVIHHSATRKGNAAIMDRYHRNHRRMHNGLAYHFVINNGTCGTRDGEVEEGKRWSRQIAGGHVRQDWLNGSGIGICLVGNFKRHQPTRKQMESLAALVDRLRKAHRIPISCVKGHGEFGGERTECPGKYFSMEKFRRRLREHDARAARKKKAPKRGAAGARAGRAG; from the coding sequence ATGCGCGCGGGAATCACGCCGTTGCTGCGCGGCATCCTCGCCGCGGGGGTGCTGCTGGCTTCCCCTGCCTTTTTCGGGGGGGCCGAGGCCACCCCCCTCAAGAAGCACCACGCCTGGCGGCACATCGTCATCCACCACAGCGCCACCCGCAAGGGCAACGCCGCGATAATGGATCGTTACCATCGGAACCATAGGCGGATGCACAACGGGCTCGCCTACCATTTCGTCATCAACAACGGAACCTGCGGCACCCGCGACGGGGAGGTCGAGGAGGGGAAGCGCTGGAGCAGGCAGATCGCGGGCGGGCACGTGCGCCAGGACTGGCTCAACGGGAGCGGGATAGGGATCTGCCTCGTCGGCAACTTCAAGCGGCACCAGCCGACCAGGAAGCAGATGGAGTCGCTCGCGGCCCTGGTGGACAGGCTCAGGAAGGCCCACCGCATCCCGATCAGCTGCGTCAAAGGGCACGGGGAGTTCGGCGGCGAGCGCACGGAGTGCCCCGGCAAGTATTTCTCGATGGAGAAATTCAGACGGCGCCTGCGGGAGCACGACGCCCGTGCGGCGCGGAAGAAGAAGGCGCCGAAACGGGGCGCCGCCGGGGCGAGGGCCGGCCGCGCCGGGTGA
- the gap gene encoding type I glyceraldehyde-3-phosphate dehydrogenase, giving the protein MNVRVGINGFGRIGRQVFRILQKEGMEGIEVAAVNDLTDAPTLAHLLKYDSVHGRFNGSIAVKEGAFSVNGRDVAVLSEKDPALLPWKKLGVEIVLEASGVFRKKEQLQKHIDAGARKVLLTVPAKGEIDATVVMGVNEGAIRPAHRFISNASCTTNCLAPMAKVLHESFGIEHGLMTTIHSYTNDQRILDLPHKDLRRARAAAMNMIPTTTGAATAVGKVIPELKGRLDGISIRVPTPDVSITDLTAAVKRPATAESVNDAMRAAANGPLRGVLDYCDEPLVTADFVGNPASCIFDSLCTMVVDGRLVKIVGWYDNEWGYSCRCVDLLKLLAGMR; this is encoded by the coding sequence ATGAACGTGAGAGTGGGTATCAACGGCTTCGGGCGCATCGGGCGCCAGGTGTTCAGGATACTGCAGAAGGAGGGGATGGAGGGGATCGAGGTCGCCGCGGTCAACGACCTGACCGACGCCCCGACCCTCGCCCACCTGTTGAAATACGACTCCGTCCACGGCCGGTTCAACGGTTCGATCGCCGTGAAGGAGGGCGCCTTCTCGGTGAACGGGCGTGACGTCGCGGTGCTGTCGGAGAAGGACCCCGCCCTGCTCCCCTGGAAGAAGCTCGGCGTGGAGATCGTGCTCGAGGCGTCGGGCGTCTTCAGGAAAAAAGAGCAGCTGCAGAAGCATATCGACGCGGGGGCGCGCAAGGTGCTCCTGACCGTTCCGGCGAAGGGGGAGATCGACGCGACGGTGGTGATGGGCGTGAACGAGGGAGCCATCCGGCCCGCACACCGGTTCATCTCCAACGCCTCCTGCACCACCAACTGCCTCGCGCCGATGGCGAAGGTGCTTCACGAATCGTTCGGCATCGAGCACGGCTTGATGACGACCATCCACTCGTACACGAACGACCAGCGCATCCTCGATCTCCCGCACAAGGACCTGCGGCGCGCGCGCGCCGCCGCGATGAACATGATCCCGACCACCACCGGCGCCGCGACCGCCGTCGGCAAGGTCATCCCCGAACTGAAGGGGCGGCTGGACGGCATCTCGATCCGGGTGCCGACCCCCGACGTCTCGATCACCGACCTGACGGCGGCGGTGAAGCGGCCGGCGACGGCCGAATCCGTCAATGACGCGATGCGGGCCGCCGCGAACGGGCCGCTGCGCGGGGTGCTCGACTACTGCGACGAGCCGCTCGTGACCGCGGACTTCGTCGGGAATCCGGCCTCGTGCATCTTCGACTCCCTCTGTACGATGGTCGTGGACGGGCGCCTGGTGAAGATCGTCGGCTGGTACGACAACGAGTGGGGCTACTCGTGCAGGTGCGTCGATCTCCTGAAGCTGCTCGCGGGGATGCGGTAG
- a CDS encoding phosphoglycerate kinase, producing MEKLFIEDLDLKGARVLMRVDFNVPLDADGRVADDSRIRAALPSIEHVLGHGGKLVLMSHLGRPKGRPVPSMSLAPAAARLGELIGKPVRQLDDCVGPEVEAAVAAMAPGDAVMLENLRFHPEEEKNDPVFSKALAALGDLYVNDAFGTAHRAHASTVGVTRFLPRAAAGFLMRDELEYLGKLLSDPARPFVAILGGAKISTKIAVIESLLRKADRVLIGGAMSYTLLEAQGVPVGASLVEPRMRETARGMLEAASRGRAPLLLPEDHRIAEKVEEGSPLRTVGRDGIPAGWIGVDIGPRTVACYGAEIDAAHTIFWNGPMGVYEVPAFAAGTREIARRVAASRGVSVIGGGDSVAAVNEFGLADRITHISTGGGASLEFLEGRELPGVAALTEAYS from the coding sequence ATGGAGAAGCTGTTCATCGAGGATTTGGATCTCAAGGGGGCGCGCGTGCTGATGCGCGTCGACTTCAACGTGCCGCTCGACGCAGACGGGCGGGTGGCGGACGACAGCCGCATCCGCGCGGCCCTCCCGTCCATCGAGCACGTCCTCGGGCACGGCGGCAAGCTCGTGTTGATGTCGCACCTCGGGAGGCCGAAGGGGAGGCCTGTCCCGTCGATGAGCCTCGCCCCCGCCGCGGCGCGCCTGGGCGAGCTGATCGGGAAACCGGTGCGGCAGCTCGACGACTGCGTCGGCCCCGAGGTGGAGGCGGCGGTCGCGGCGATGGCGCCCGGCGACGCGGTGATGCTCGAGAATCTTCGGTTCCACCCCGAGGAGGAGAAGAACGATCCGGTCTTCAGCAAAGCCCTCGCCGCGCTCGGCGACCTGTACGTCAACGACGCCTTCGGCACCGCGCACCGCGCGCACGCATCCACCGTCGGGGTGACGAGATTCCTCCCCAGGGCCGCCGCGGGGTTCCTGATGCGCGACGAGCTCGAGTACCTCGGGAAACTGCTCTCCGACCCCGCCCGCCCCTTCGTCGCGATCCTGGGCGGCGCGAAGATCTCGACGAAGATCGCGGTCATCGAGAGTTTGCTGCGGAAGGCCGACCGGGTCCTCATCGGCGGCGCCATGAGCTACACGCTGCTCGAGGCGCAGGGGGTGCCCGTCGGCGCCTCGCTCGTGGAACCCCGGATGCGCGAGACCGCCCGCGGGATGCTGGAGGCGGCGTCGCGCGGGAGGGCGCCGCTCCTCCTTCCCGAGGACCACCGCATCGCGGAGAAGGTCGAGGAGGGGAGCCCGCTGCGCACCGTCGGACGGGACGGGATACCCGCCGGCTGGATCGGGGTGGACATCGGGCCGCGCACCGTCGCCTGCTACGGGGCGGAGATCGACGCCGCGCACACGATCTTCTGGAACGGGCCGATGGGCGTCTACGAGGTGCCGGCGTTCGCCGCCGGGACGCGCGAGATCGCGCGGCGGGTCGCGGCGTCGAGGGGGGTGAGCGTCATCGGCGGGGGGGACTCGGTGGCGGCGGTGAACGAGTTCGGGCTCGCCGACAGGATCACGCACATATCCACCGGGGGCGGCGCGTCCCTGGAGTTCCTCGAGGGGCGGGAACTGCCGGGCGTCGCGGCACTGACGGAGGCATACTCTTGA
- a CDS encoding triose-phosphate isomerase — MRRPMIAGNWKMHKNLRESIELVTALKRELHSENDRDVAVCPPFTALATVGEILQGSGILLGAQDISYEPEGAFTGEVSGVMLKDVGCRLVIIGHSERRRLFGDTNEVVRRKIGAALLVGLTPIVCVGETLDKREQGVTDEVLRKQCDGSFEKLGEQEFRRCIIAYEPVWAIGTGRTATPAQASAAHATIRLWARERYSAATAEAQRILYGGSVTPDNIEALMATEEIDGALVGNASLKPESFSRIARFRVQ; from the coding sequence ATGCGCAGGCCGATGATCGCCGGCAACTGGAAGATGCACAAGAATCTGAGGGAGTCGATCGAGTTGGTGACCGCCCTGAAGCGGGAGCTGCACTCCGAGAACGACCGGGACGTGGCGGTCTGCCCGCCGTTCACCGCCCTCGCCACCGTCGGGGAGATCCTGCAGGGGAGCGGCATCCTGCTCGGCGCGCAGGACATCTCGTACGAGCCCGAGGGCGCCTTCACCGGGGAGGTGAGCGGCGTGATGCTCAAAGACGTCGGCTGCCGGCTCGTCATCATCGGGCACTCGGAGCGGCGGCGGCTCTTCGGCGACACGAACGAGGTCGTGAGGAGGAAGATCGGCGCCGCCCTGCTCGTGGGGCTCACCCCGATCGTCTGCGTGGGGGAGACGCTCGACAAGAGGGAGCAGGGCGTCACCGACGAGGTCCTCAGGAAGCAGTGCGACGGCTCGTTCGAGAAGCTCGGCGAACAGGAGTTCAGGCGGTGCATCATCGCCTACGAACCGGTCTGGGCCATCGGGACCGGACGGACCGCCACCCCCGCGCAGGCCTCGGCGGCGCACGCCACCATCCGTCTCTGGGCGCGGGAGCGCTACTCCGCGGCGACCGCGGAGGCGCAGCGGATACTCTACGGCGGCAGCGTCACGCCGGACAACATCGAGGCCCTGATGGCGACGGAGGAGATCGACGGCGCGCTCGTCGGCAACGCGAGCCTCAAGCCGGAGTCGTTCAGCCGCATCGCGCGGTTCCGCGTACAGTAG
- the secG gene encoding preprotein translocase subunit SecG: MLFIIVAIVHVTACILLIVAVLLQSGKDAGLSGAFGLGGGGQTIFGARAGDVLTRATTVLAVTFVITCLAFTRIRPPGAGSVASSSVTAKVPAPAAEPVSAPVPAEAEGAPGEAR; the protein is encoded by the coding sequence ATGCTGTTCATCATCGTGGCGATCGTGCACGTGACGGCCTGCATCCTTTTGATCGTCGCCGTCCTGCTCCAGTCGGGGAAGGACGCGGGGCTCTCGGGGGCGTTCGGCCTCGGGGGCGGCGGGCAGACGATATTCGGCGCCCGGGCGGGGGACGTGCTCACGCGCGCGACCACCGTGCTCGCGGTGACGTTCGTGATCACCTGCCTCGCCTTCACTCGAATCCGCCCCCCCGGGGCGGGGTCGGTGGCGAGCAGCTCCGTCACCGCGAAGGTCCCGGCGCCGGCCGCGGAGCCCGTCTCCGCCCCCGTGCCGGCGGAGGCGGAAGGCGCGCCGGGGGAGGCGAGGTAG
- a CDS encoding ABC transporter ATP-binding protein, with translation MGELLLDLRDLRTQYRTDGGVVRAVDGVSLSICAGETVGLVGESACGKSAMALSILGLIEPGEGCVAGGEVRWRGTDLRRLGPRGMRRIRGREIAMIFQDPFASLNPVFTVGAQIGEAVRLHRGAGRRRAREIALEALARVGIPDPGARLEEYPHRLSGGMQQRVMIAMALACSPRMLIADEPTTALDVTVQAQILDLLSEVQKSTGMALLLITHDLGVVSEMADRVAVMYAGRIVEEGPAAALLSSPRHPYTRALLDSIPRLGARRRRLKVIGGNVPDPLDFPPGCRFHPRCGMAERICRERDPALRAVGEGRRSACHFAERMGGRGGHSP, from the coding sequence ATGGGCGAGCTTCTCCTCGACCTCAGGGATCTCAGGACCCAGTACCGGACCGACGGCGGGGTCGTCAGGGCCGTGGACGGGGTTTCGCTCTCAATCTGCGCGGGCGAAACCGTCGGCCTCGTCGGCGAGAGCGCGTGCGGGAAAAGCGCCATGGCCCTCTCGATACTGGGACTCATCGAGCCCGGCGAGGGGTGCGTCGCGGGCGGGGAGGTGCGCTGGCGCGGAACCGATCTGCGCCGGCTCGGCCCCCGGGGGATGCGGCGCATCCGCGGCCGGGAGATCGCGATGATCTTCCAGGACCCGTTCGCCTCCCTGAACCCGGTCTTCACGGTCGGCGCGCAGATCGGCGAGGCCGTGCGGCTGCACCGCGGCGCCGGACGGCGCCGGGCGCGGGAGATCGCGCTCGAGGCCCTCGCGCGGGTCGGCATCCCCGACCCCGGCGCGCGCCTCGAAGAGTACCCGCACCGGCTCTCGGGGGGGATGCAGCAGCGGGTGATGATCGCGATGGCGCTCGCCTGCTCCCCGAGGATGCTGATCGCCGACGAGCCCACCACCGCCCTCGATGTCACCGTGCAGGCGCAGATCCTCGATCTCCTCTCCGAGGTGCAGAAATCGACCGGGATGGCGCTCCTGCTCATCACGCACGACCTCGGCGTGGTCTCGGAGATGGCGGACCGGGTCGCGGTGATGTACGCGGGAAGGATCGTCGAGGAGGGGCCCGCGGCGGCGCTGCTCTCCTCGCCGCGGCACCCGTACACCCGGGCGCTTCTGGATTCCATCCCGCGCCTCGGTGCGCGCCGTCGCCGTCTCAAGGTCATCGGCGGGAACGTGCCCGACCCGCTCGATTTCCCCCCCGGGTGCCGGTTCCATCCGCGCTGCGGGATGGCGGAGCGGATCTGCCGCGAGCGGGATCCGGCGCTGCGGGCGGTGGGGGAGGGACGGAGATCCGCCTGCCATTTCGCCGAGCGTATGGGTGGACGAGGCGGGCATTCCCCTTGA
- a CDS encoding small basic protein — MSRHSSFGGSGKIKVKRNVLKRYERIDLLKAKGKWKEGDKALGLAKTKVTG; from the coding sequence ATGAGCAGGCACTCGAGCTTCGGCGGCAGCGGCAAGATCAAGGTCAAGAGGAACGTCCTCAAACGATACGAGCGGATCGACCTCCTCAAGGCCAAGGGGAAATGGAAGGAGGGCGACAAGGCCCTCGGCCTCGCCAAGACAAAGGTCACGGGGTGA
- a CDS encoding rRNA pseudouridine synthase — translation MKQRLQKLLADAGLGSRRGCEALIVEGRVSVNRRVITELGAAADPDRDVVALDGERIRPAPKMYLMLNKPPGFLCTSRDEKGRPTVHRLLKGVRGRVYTVGRLDADAEGLLLLTNDGDFAQRVAHPGGTVGKTYQAEIRGALDSKGRTGIERGIVLDGRRTLPAEILREDPVDGGTRVLLRIREGRNRQVKRMFLSVGCPVRRLRRVAIGGLVLGDLPRGAYRRLERKDIQKLFAGAKPPRGGGR, via the coding sequence ATGAAGCAGCGCCTGCAGAAACTGCTCGCCGACGCCGGTCTCGGGTCGCGCAGGGGGTGCGAGGCGCTCATCGTCGAGGGAAGGGTGAGCGTCAACCGCCGCGTGATCACGGAGCTCGGCGCCGCCGCGGACCCGGACCGGGACGTCGTCGCCCTGGACGGGGAGCGGATCCGTCCGGCGCCCAAGATGTACCTGATGCTCAACAAGCCGCCCGGCTTCCTCTGCACCAGCAGGGACGAGAAGGGGCGGCCCACGGTCCACCGGCTCCTGAAGGGGGTGCGCGGCAGGGTCTACACGGTGGGGCGCTTGGACGCGGACGCCGAGGGGCTCCTTCTCCTGACCAACGACGGAGACTTCGCGCAGCGGGTCGCGCACCCCGGCGGCACGGTCGGGAAGACCTACCAGGCGGAGATCCGGGGCGCGTTGGATTCGAAGGGGCGCACGGGCATCGAGCGGGGTATCGTGCTCGACGGCCGCAGGACGCTCCCCGCCGAGATTCTCCGGGAGGACCCGGTGGACGGAGGGACGAGGGTTTTGCTGCGCATCCGCGAGGGGAGAAACCGGCAGGTCAAGCGGATGTTCCTCTCGGTCGGGTGTCCGGTGCGCCGCCTGCGGAGGGTCGCGATCGGCGGGCTGGTGCTCGGCGACCTCCCGCGGGGGGCGTATCGGCGCCTCGAGCGGAAGGATATCCAGAAGCTGTTCGCCGGGGCCAAACCGCCGCGGGGAGGGGGGAGATGA
- a CDS encoding SH3 domain-containing protein has protein sequence MNNAFLRRGACAGLLVAAVWGGPSSGALGPFPCDGEINTDSANLRAGPSLNYEVAHRLDRGAPVLVTGHRRGWYRVESPEEAIFYVSARYLSDGAVVCGRLNVRVEPSPSATVVCQLVRGEQVEEIERDGEWAAIKAPDCAELWVSAELITVCSEEDEEGEASAAPAASPSAPAAAQTPAPAPSPAAPVAAQTPAPAPSPSAPAAAQTPAPLASPPAPAAAQTPAPAAPAAAQTPAPAASPSELAVARTPAPAASPPEPAVARTPAPAAPPSEPAAVQTPAPAAPPPAPVVAQTPAPAASPSAPVVAQTPAPAAPPPEPAAARTPAPAAPPPAPASEETPEPAAGTASTRVAARPENVPCRKRGKLVRADARGMRGAPYCLVDGFFVRRVVALVDSNTVNLGHYEGDRVKVWGYERFRDPAGVPVVDVRRLEVE, from the coding sequence ATGAACAACGCATTCTTGCGGCGCGGGGCGTGCGCCGGCCTTCTCGTCGCGGCCGTCTGGGGCGGGCCGTCGTCCGGCGCGCTGGGCCCTTTCCCCTGCGACGGCGAGATCAACACCGACAGCGCCAATCTGCGCGCGGGCCCGAGCCTCAACTACGAGGTGGCGCACCGTCTCGACCGCGGGGCGCCGGTGCTGGTCACCGGGCACAGGAGGGGGTGGTATCGCGTCGAGTCGCCGGAGGAGGCGATCTTCTACGTCTCCGCGCGCTACCTCTCCGACGGTGCGGTGGTCTGCGGCAGACTCAATGTCCGCGTCGAGCCGTCTCCCTCCGCGACCGTCGTCTGCCAGCTCGTGCGGGGAGAACAGGTCGAGGAGATCGAGCGGGACGGCGAGTGGGCGGCGATCAAGGCGCCCGACTGCGCGGAACTGTGGGTCAGCGCCGAACTGATCACCGTGTGCTCCGAAGAGGACGAGGAGGGGGAGGCGTCCGCCGCGCCGGCCGCGTCGCCGTCCGCACCCGCGGCCGCCCAGACGCCCGCGCCGGCCCCGTCGCCGGCCGCACCCGTGGCCGCCCAGACGCCCGCCCCGGCCCCGTCGCCGTCCGCACCCGCGGCCGCCCAGACGCCCGCGCCGCTCGCGTCGCCGCCCGCACCCGCGGCCGCCCAGACGCCCGCGCCGGCCGCACCCGCGGCCGCCCAGACACCCGCGCCGGCCGCATCGCCGTCCGAACTCGCGGTCGCCCGGACGCCCGCGCCGGCCGCGTCGCCGCCCGAACCCGCGGTCGCCCGGACGCCCGCGCCGGCCGCACCGCCGTCCGAACCCGCGGCCGTCCAGACGCCTGCGCCGGCCGCACCGCCGCCCGCACCCGTAGTCGCCCAGACACCCGCGCCGGCCGCGTCGCCGTCCGCACCCGTAGTCGCCCAGACACCCGCGCCGGCCGCACCGCCGCCCGAACCCGCGGCCGCCCGGACACCCGCGCCGGCCGCACCGCCGCCCGCACCCGCGAGCGAGGAGACGCCCGAGCCGGCCGCCGGGACGGCGAGCACTCGCGTCGCGGCCCGGCCCGAAAATGTTCCGTGCAGGAAGAGGGGAAAGCTTGTCCGGGCGGACGCGCGCGGGATGCGCGGTGCGCCGTACTGCCTTGTCGACGGTTTTTTCGTGCGGCGAGTCGTTGCGCTCGTCGATTCAAACACGGTCAATCTCGGACACTACGAAGGTGACCGGGTGAAGGTGTGGGGGTACGAGCGTTTCCGGGATCCGGCCGGCGTCCCTGTCGTGGATGTGCGCCGCCTCGAGGTGGAGTAA
- the rsxC gene encoding electron transport complex subunit RsxC → MKARTFRGGVHPSGRKELTAGRPIRVAAVPASVRIPLHQNAGQPPRPVVEAGQRVRTGELIAEASGRVSACLHASISGTVKSIGPVPVPYGGTDTAIEIQGDGNDERGWGPGAPDPFALTGEEISERIRLAGIVGLGGAEFPTHVKLRPPPGKKFDCLIINGAECEPYLTADHRLMAERPADVIAGTRLLMKAAGVARARIGVESNKPDAFSAIAAAAARDKGIEVISLKVKYPQGAEKQLIAALLGREVPPGALPADVGTVVQNAGTAAAVAEAVRDGKPLYERVVTVSGSGVREPGNWLARVGTPFSDLVAQSGGLVPGAAMVIMGGPMMGTAQWTLDVPVVKGTSGIVVLTEDETAAGHDAPCIRCGRCLAICPMGLSPALLRQAVEKERWDLAGELGATECIECGACAFVCASGRDQVQGIRRSKLELSKKGGKGG, encoded by the coding sequence ATGAAGGCGCGCACCTTTCGGGGGGGCGTGCACCCCTCGGGGCGCAAGGAGCTGACGGCGGGGCGCCCGATCAGGGTCGCCGCTGTTCCCGCATCAGTGAGGATCCCGCTCCACCAGAACGCCGGGCAGCCGCCGCGTCCGGTCGTGGAAGCCGGGCAGCGCGTCCGCACCGGCGAGCTGATCGCCGAGGCGTCGGGCCGCGTCTCCGCGTGCCTCCACGCGAGCATCTCGGGAACGGTCAAGTCGATCGGACCGGTCCCCGTCCCGTACGGGGGGACGGACACCGCGATCGAGATCCAGGGGGACGGGAACGACGAGCGGGGGTGGGGGCCGGGCGCGCCGGACCCGTTCGCCCTGACGGGGGAGGAGATCTCGGAGCGGATCCGCCTCGCCGGGATCGTCGGGCTCGGCGGCGCCGAGTTCCCGACGCATGTCAAGCTCCGGCCGCCGCCGGGGAAGAAGTTCGACTGCCTGATCATCAACGGGGCGGAGTGCGAGCCGTATCTGACCGCCGATCACCGCCTGATGGCGGAGCGTCCGGCCGACGTAATCGCGGGGACGCGCCTGCTGATGAAGGCCGCCGGCGTAGCCCGGGCCCGCATAGGCGTCGAGTCGAACAAGCCCGACGCCTTCTCGGCGATCGCCGCGGCGGCGGCGAGGGACAAAGGCATCGAGGTGATTTCGCTGAAGGTGAAGTACCCGCAGGGCGCGGAGAAGCAGCTGATCGCGGCGCTGCTCGGCCGGGAGGTCCCGCCCGGCGCCTTGCCCGCCGACGTCGGCACCGTGGTCCAGAACGCGGGGACCGCCGCGGCGGTCGCCGAGGCGGTGCGCGACGGCAAGCCGCTCTACGAGCGCGTGGTGACCGTCTCGGGGAGCGGGGTGCGGGAGCCGGGGAACTGGCTCGCGCGCGTCGGGACGCCGTTCTCGGATCTCGTCGCGCAGAGCGGAGGCCTCGTCCCCGGCGCCGCGATGGTCATCATGGGGGGGCCGATGATGGGGACGGCGCAGTGGACGCTCGATGTCCCCGTGGTCAAGGGGACCTCCGGGATCGTCGTCTTGACGGAGGACGAGACCGCCGCGGGGCACGACGCCCCCTGCATCCGCTGCGGCCGCTGCCTCGCGATATGCCCGATGGGGCTCTCGCCCGCCCTGCTGCGGCAGGCGGTGGAAAAGGAGCGCTGGGATCTGGCGGGGGAGCTCGGCGCGACGGAGTGCATCGAGTGCGGCGCCTGCGCGTTCGTCTGCGCCTCGGGACGCGACCAGGTGCAGGGGATCCGGAGGTCCAAGCTCGAGCTTTCGAAGAAGGGGGGGAAGGGTGGCTGA